The following coding sequences are from one Humulus lupulus chromosome X, drHumLupu1.1, whole genome shotgun sequence window:
- the LOC133804217 gene encoding uncharacterized protein LOC133804217 codes for MLLNVGKECDFPGMLGSLDCIHWKWKNCPTTWAGRSGHPTIILEVVSDYDLGICHAHFGLPSSNNDINALEASHLFSNLASESCRKDEEFAFGVIQSRFAIVAGPSRFWNKHMLHDIMIVCIIMHNMIIKDERDINAPSNEWMEALVSNIEVVDGNTKFEEFLN; via the exons ATGCTACTCAATGTTGGTAAAGAATGTGATTTTCCAGGAATGTTGGGCAGTCTAGATTGCATACACTGGAAGTGGAAAAATTGTCCAACAACTTGGGCAGGTCGAAGTGGGCACCCAACTATTATTCTCGAAGTTGTATCTGATTATGACCTAGGGATATGTCATGCACATTTTGGTTTACCAAGTTCCAATAACGACATTAATGCGTTGGAGGCATCCCATCTCTTTTCCAATCTCGCTTCAG AATCATGTCGGAAAGATGAAGAATTTGCATTTGGAGTTATTCAATCGCGTTTTGCAATTGTTGCTGGACCATCACGTTTTTGGAACAAACATATGTTACATGATATAATGATTGTTTGCATTATTATGCACAATATGATAATCAAAGATGAACGAGATATTAATGCACCAAGCAATGAATGGATGGAAGCGCTAGTATCAAATATTGAGGTGGTAGATGGGAATACCAAATTTGAAGAATTTCTTAATTGA
- the LOC133804215 gene encoding uncharacterized protein LOC133804215 — protein sequence MGVDDVHQVQLVSYKLKGGAGAWWDQLQNHRRRSGRQPICSWPHMRQLLRARFLPPDYEQIFYQQYQQCRQQNRSVADYASEFYRLNARTDLIETEHQQVARFLGGLRDQIQATLSLHSIWSLADAVNLTTKVESQLSHSWGRSFVPRKAPTNPTPLPGSDPLPSQPSTSNAVAPPHSPVVKPSYPRPPNPYPRPTTDRCYHCFKPGHRSNDCPKRRTTFLCTDEPEAFGDLNASVSTDGDEYFDADFLPGDEGDPVVCILEKLLLAPHQPSPSQRNSLFRTRCTVNTKVCDVVIDSGSTENVVSKALVKTLGLPTSPHPRPYKIGWIKRGIESKVTELCRFSFSIGKSYQDEISCDIVEMDACHILLGHPWLFDRDVTHKGRDNTYFFNGKAARLCCFLTFPLRHFQSLLQLLMPYSRLMFLTFVSLLSNALVWLL from the coding sequence ATGGGTGTTGATGATGTCCATCAAGTCCAACTTGTTTCTTATAAATTAAAAGGGGGTGCTGGAGCTTGGTGGGATCAGTTGCAAAATCACCGCCGTCGTTCCGGTCGACAACCCATCTGTTCTTGGCCCCACATGCGTCAATTACTCCGTGCTCGTTTTTTGCCCCCTGATTATGAGCAGATTTTTTATCAACAATATCAACAGTGTCGTCAACAGAATCGTTCTGTCGCTGATTATGCTTCTGAATTTTATCGTCTCAATGCCCGCACTGATCTCATTGAAACTGAACATCAGCAAGTAGCTCGATTCTTGGGTGGTTTACGTGATCAAATCCAAGCTACCTTATCCTTGCACTCCATCTGGTCATTGGCCGACGCTGTCAACCTTACAACTAAAGTTGAATCCCAACTTTCCCATAGTTGGGGTCGTTCGTTTGTGCCTCGCAAAGCGCCTACCAATCCCACACCGCTCCCAGGTTCTGACCCTCTGCCTTCCCAACCCAGCACTTCCAATGCGGTTGCTCCGCCACATTCCCCTGTTGTTAAACCATCTTATCCTCGACCACCTAATCCATATCCTCGTCCTACTACTGATCGATGTTATCATTGTTTCAAGCCGGGTCACCGTTCTAATGATTGTCCTAAACGTCGAACTACTTTCTTGTGTACTGATGAGCCTGAAGCTTTTGGTGACCTTAATGCTTCTGTGAGCACTGATGGTGATGAATATTTTGATGCTGACTTTCTTCCTGGGGATGAGGGTGATCCCGTTGTGTGTATTTTGGAGAAACTTTTGCTGGCCCCTCACCAACCTTCCCCTAGTCAACGTAACTCTTTATTTCGCACGAGGTGCACTGTCAACACCAAGGTATGTGATGTGGTTATTGATAGTGGCAGCACGGAGAATGTTGTCTCGAAGGCTCTTGTCAAAACCTTGGGTTTACCAACGTCCCCGCATCCGCGCCCTTACAAGATTGGCTGGATAAAGCGTGGCATTGAATCCAAAGTCACTGAGTTGTGTCGTTTTTCCTTTTCTATTGGGAAATCTTATCAAGATGAGATCTCATGTGATATTGTTGAAATGGATGCTTGTCATATTCTCTTGGGTCACCCGTGGCTTTTTGACAGGGATGTTACTCATAAAGGACGTGATAACACTTATTTTTTCAATGGAAAGGCCGCAAGGTTGTGTTGCTTCCTTACCTTCCCACTTCGGCACTTCCAGTCTCTCCTCCAACTGTTGATGCCTTACTCACGACTAATGTTTCTGACTTTTGTCTCTCTATTAAGCAATGCTCTTGTGTGGTTGCTTTGA